CAGTAGCTGCGTTTGCGTAGTGGGCAAGTTTAACGTGGTCATGGTAACGGTATTTTTCTGGATTGGTTCCCAAAGCAGCATGCCATGCCAAACGCGCTTCTTTCCAATAGGCAAACCATTTTTGATCTTCTCCAGGACGCACAAAAAACTGCATTTCCATTTGTTCAAACTCACGCATGCGCATGATGAACTGACGGGCAATAACTTCATTTCTAAATGCTTTACCGATTTGCGCAATTCCGAAAGGGATTTTCATTCTACCTGATTTTTGTACATTCAGGAAGTTTACGAAAATACCCTGAGCGGTCTCCGGACGAAGGTAAACTTCATCAGAACCTTCTGCCATGGCACCAAACTGTGTGCTAAACATCAGGTTAAACTGCCTAACTTCCGTCCAGTTTTTTGTGCCGCTAACCGGGCAGGCAATTTCGTGTTCTTCAATTAATGCTTTTAACAAAGGCAGGTCTTCTGCTTTCAAAGCATCATCCATGTCTTGCTGCAGTTTAGCAGCTTTATCTGTTTTGCCGTCTTTTTCATAACGGGCTATTTTATCTTCTAATAACTGGTCTGCACGGTATCTTTTTTTAGAATCCTTGTTGTCAATCATCGGGTCGTTAAAACCATCTACATGACCACTAGCTTTCCATACTTTAGGGTGCATAAAAATTGCGGCATCAATACCCACAATGTTCTCATGCATTTGCACCATGGCTTTCCACCAATACGTTTTGATGTTGTTTTTCAATTCAGAACCTAATTGTCCGTAGTCGTAAACTGCACTTAAGCCATCATAAATTTCACTGCTTTGAAATACAAATCCGTATTCTTTAGCATGGGATATTACATTTTTAAATTGCTCGTCGTTATTTTTAGCCATAATGATGCAAATATATGAGTTCTGCGTAAAAATTCATTTTTTATCCCACAGCAAAAGAATATCGCAACTAATTTAAACCTACAGTTATCGAGTTGCTAAATGTAAAGAACAACCAAATTAGTTTGTAACTTTGCAGTTCAAAAATCAAAATGGCAGTATTACATAGAAAAGAAGATAAAATAGAAGTTGTGTTGAGTAAGCTTCCTAAAGACTATACAGATAAGCAATTTGTGGATATGTTTATCCAGTTGTATTCAAAAGACTGGGGTAAAATAAAAGCGAATTATATCAAACAATCTCAAGATAAAGAGCCTGGAACGGTAATTAACATGCCTAAACCAGAACTATACCTGAAAAATATTTTAGCAGTTTACCTGGAAAATTTAAAAAAGTAAGGTTATTTGATGAGGTGCTGGTGCTCGTCATAAAGGCCGGTAAGTACACTGTTACCTTCAGCATCTATTCTTAATCCACCATAAGCAGCACTTTCATAATGCTCTCCTGTTCCTTCTTCAAAAAAGTAGGATTCTGCGCCTATATGAACATTGATATGGTAAAGTGTGGAATTGGAAAAATACCTGATGGCAAATTCTCCTTTTTGCAAAGGTTGGAGCGCATTGGTGTATTACACTGCGGGTAACACTTGGTTGTTCCATAATTTAAACATACATATTCTAAATTAAATAAGTGAATTTAAATACTGGCAGGGTAATTGGTTGTTTATGATTTAAACACTAATTAAAATACAGTTATGGATACGTTGAAAAAATTTGAACTGATGGAAAAGATTGTAAGAGAATTAGAAGACTTGCAACATTCACAACAGGCAATTATACAGAAGATCGGTAAAATTGAAGTTGATAATATAGAACTTGGTGACAAAAGGTTGGATATTGATTTGCCAGACATGCATCAACGGGTATCGGATAACCTAGATGCCATTGTAGGGATTCTGGAATATTTCGCTGATAAAACACAGAACTTTGGCGATAAAAATCATGTAGACTCCTTAAAGGAGCAACAAGCTATTGATGAGGTAACTGGAAAATAGCACTGAATTTAATTACATAAAAAGCTCTCCGGATAATTAATCCGGGGAGCTTTTTACATTTTAATCCAACCTGTTTGCTCTTGTCCATCTTTAATGAGGTGGTAATTTTCAAAATGGCCTAAAATTGTGACCAGCTTACCTGTTGGGAGGTTTGATTTTATGGCTGCCAGGCTGTCTGGATGATCATATACGGCCAACTGGGAAGCTTTTACCTTTAAACTGCCAAGGGGCTTCTCTACATTAACGACTTGTTTATTTTGGATAAAGCCAGTAAGACCATTAGGAAGCTGAACGGTATACCAGGCACTGTTGGCAGCATTGACATGTAATATGGTGCCCGATTTTAAGCTTTGCAGTTGTATCGCCGTAACATTGGGTGCGGCACGTAAAATGGTGTTGCCTGTTGTGCGTAGGGTTGCATTTAAGTTATTCAGCGCGGCGGTGATGCTGGCGGCAGGCTTTATGGTAGGGTTAACAAATGATAAGGGGTCTATTGCCCCGCCGCTGGCATAGATGCCAAAATGTAAATGAGGCGCAGTGTTTTTTGCATTGCCTGTATTACCCATCAAACCGAGTGTGTCCCCGATTTGCACTTGCTGACCTTCAACAACAGTTTGTTGATCCAGGTGTGCATAGTACAAGGTATAATCTCTTCCTTTTGGACGCATCCAAACTACTTTTCCACCAAGGTTGTTCTCATTTACGCGAACTACGGTACCTTCGGCTGCGGCAATAACCGGGGTTCGAAAACTGCTGAAGATGTCAATACCTTCATGTTTCCTGCTGTTGGCATCCCGCCCGTCTCCCCAGTAACTTTGAATATTGTTTCTTCCTGCTGATTTTACAGGAAATGCCAAAGATGGTCCTAGAGTAATTTCTAAAGTATACTGGCCACTCCGTAAAAGCTCGGGCTGCAACCTGATGAGGTATGTTCCAGTATGTTTAATTTCTAGTTGTAATGGGTTACCAAGTGTATCTGCGGCAGCTAATAATTTTGGTCGGCCGTCTTCATTTTGTTCCCACACGTCCATGTAAATAGTAAATAGCTCTGTAGGATTTTTGCTAAGGATGATATTTAATTTTTGCCCTCTGGTAGCGGTAAATTTATAAGCTGCGGCAGGAATCCGCTCCGCGGCAAAGTATCCTGTTTCTTTAAAAGGAATACTAATGTTGAGTGCTTTTTGTAAACTTTGGTCTGCAGCGTTGATCCATGAAGTCACCATTGCGGTTTTATCCAGACCAGCAGTAATGAGTTTACGCTGGTAGGCTTCGTGCGGCGAAGTGGATTTGAACAAATTTACCGGGCCGGATTTACAGGAGAATAAACAGGTAATGAGTAATGCAGCAAGTACATGAAGGGGTTTAAATTTCTTGGGTATTTTCATAAAGGCAGGATGTTTAAAGCTAAACAATCCCGGCAGGGTGATGTTTGATT
The nucleotide sequence above comes from Pedobacter sp. MC2016-14. Encoded proteins:
- a CDS encoding glycine--tRNA ligase, whose product is MAKNNDEQFKNVISHAKEYGFVFQSSEIYDGLSAVYDYGQLGSELKNNIKTYWWKAMVQMHENIVGIDAAIFMHPKVWKASGHVDGFNDPMIDNKDSKKRYRADQLLEDKIARYEKDGKTDKAAKLQQDMDDALKAEDLPLLKALIEEHEIACPVSGTKNWTEVRQFNLMFSTQFGAMAEGSDEVYLRPETAQGIFVNFLNVQKSGRMKIPFGIAQIGKAFRNEVIARQFIMRMREFEQMEMQFFVRPGEDQKWFAYWKEARLAWHAALGTNPEKYRYHDHVKLAHYANAATDIEFEFPFGFKEVEGIHSRTDFDLKQHQEFSGKKMQYFDAELDADGKPYGNYIPYVIETSIGLDRMFLLTMINAFEEEDLSTEEKQDSRTLLRLHPCLAPYKVAIFPLTKKDGLPEKAREIMNSLKLDFNCLYEEKDAIGKRYRRQDAIGTPFCITIDHQTLEDDTVTIRHRDTMEQQRIEVKELQELIARKTSWKNLLK
- a CDS encoding GDYXXLXY domain-containing protein; the protein is MQKGEFAIRYFSNSTLYHINVHIGAESYFFEEGTGEHYESAAYGGLRIDAEGNSVLTGLYDEHQHLIK
- a CDS encoding M23 family metallopeptidase; translated protein: MKIPKKFKPLHVLAALLITCLFSCKSGPVNLFKSTSPHEAYQRKLITAGLDKTAMVTSWINAADQSLQKALNISIPFKETGYFAAERIPAAAYKFTATRGQKLNIILSKNPTELFTIYMDVWEQNEDGRPKLLAAADTLGNPLQLEIKHTGTYLIRLQPELLRSGQYTLEITLGPSLAFPVKSAGRNNIQSYWGDGRDANSRKHEGIDIFSSFRTPVIAAAEGTVVRVNENNLGGKVVWMRPKGRDYTLYYAHLDQQTVVEGQQVQIGDTLGLMGNTGNAKNTAPHLHFGIYASGGAIDPLSFVNPTIKPAASITAALNNLNATLRTTGNTILRAAPNVTAIQLQSLKSGTILHVNAANSAWYTVQLPNGLTGFIQNKQVVNVEKPLGSLKVKASQLAVYDHPDSLAAIKSNLPTGKLVTILGHFENYHLIKDGQEQTGWIKM